ATGCCGTGTACGGTAACACGTACCGAGGGTTCGAATCCCTCCCTCTCCGCTTGCACGAGATACAACGGCCCGGACTTGCGTCGGCCAGACGGCGACGCGATCCGGGCTGCTTCGTTGGCTGAGTCGTCCTGGCGCATGATGTGGCGAAGGATCCGCGGGCGGCGAGGCCCGGCCGCATGCGGCTGCGTCGGCGAAATGGGCCGGAGGCGGCCGGATCGGGCGATGCGACGCCGCATGCGGGTCGGCTCGGCCGGAGGCCTGCTCCGCGCGCCGGCGCCGCTTTCGGGAGGTTCAGCCGGGCGAACTCGCCCGTCGGGGCGGGATCGCCGTGGCGTGGGCTCGGGCGGTCTCGTCTCCCCCGCGACCGGGGCGCGCCGCGAAATGCTCGCCGGCCGCCCCTCGCTGGGCCCGAGAGGCGGCGGCTTGAGCCGTTCGGGCTGATATGAGATCATCATGACGGCCGTCGGTCGACGGATTCCCCCCTCTGCTTGCAAGCCTCCCCCGGTCGCCAGGCATGGTCCCGTGCCTGGTCGGGTCGAAACAGTCCCGGGCCGCGGATCATCGCCGGAATTGAAGACCACGACGATCTCGATCGACCAGGTCATCGACCGGATCCCCGCCTGGTCGGGCCGATCCCCCGCCGTGACGCCGCTCGTCGGGGGGCTGACGAACCGGGCCTACCGCGTGGCCGTGGGCGACGAGGCGTTCGTCGTGCGCATCCCGGGCGTGGGGACCGAATGGCTCGCGATCGATCGCGGCAACGAGCTGCACAACTCCCGGGCCGCGGCCGAGGCGGGGGTCGGCCCGCGGGTCGTCCACCACTTCCGCGACGTGGACGTTTTGGTCCTCGAATTCATCCCCGCCGAGACCATGACCCTGGCTTCGATGCGACGCCCGGGGATGCCGGTCAGGCTCGCCCACGTCCTCAAGCGGCTCCACGCGGGGCCTCGCTTCCTGCACGATTTCGACATGTTCGCGCTGACCCGGCGCTACCTTAGGATCGCGCAGGAGCTGGAGATCCCCATCCCCGACGACTACGTCCGCTACATGCCCGAGGTCGAGCGGATCGAGGCTGCTTTCGCCCGGCGGCCCGTCGCCACGGTCCCCTGCCACAACGACCTGCTGGCGGGGAACATCCTGGACGACGGCCGCCGGCTCCGGCTGATCGACTTCGAATACAGCGGCAACAACGACCCGGCGTTCGAGCTGGGGAACGCGTGCCAGGAGCTGGAATACGACGAGCCGCGCGTCGAGGAGACGTGCGCCGCGTATTTCGGCGAAGCCTATCCGGACAAGCTCGCCCGGATGAAGCTCAACATCCTCATGTCGAACGTCGGCTGGACGCTCTGGGCCGCGATCCAGTGGAAGGTCTCCACGATCGACTTCGACTTCTGGAGCTGGGTCGACCAACGCTGGGGACGAGCCCGGGCCGCCCTCGAATCGCCCGAGTACCGGCAGTGGCTCGACGTGCTCGAAGGCTCCGGGCCGCGTCCTCGATCCGGCTGACGTTCCTCCGCCCCCCGATCAGCCCCTCCCCTACCCTACTCCGCAGCATCCTCCCCTCGTGGGACCCGAGACGGCCTAGCGCAGGAAGCCTCGCGACTTCATCAGCTCGACGATCCGGGCGACGCTCTCGTCGACGCCGATCTGGTCGGTCTGGAGCACGAGGTCGGGCGACTTCGGTTCCTCGAACGCGGCCGTCACGCCGGGCATCTGGGCGATCTTGCCCTCGTCGGCCAGGCGGTAGGCGCCGCTCTGGTCGCGCGCCCGCAGGACGTCCATCGGCGCCGTGCAGTAGACCTCCAGGACGCGGTCGGCGCCGATCAGCTGCTTCGCCTTCTCGCGCACGGCCTCGTGGGGCGCGACGAACGCGGCGACGGTGATCACGCCGGCGTCGTTCATCAGCTTCGCCACCTCGGCCGACCGCCGCAGGTTCTCGGAGCGGTCGTCGGCGGTGAAGCCCAGGTCGCGGTTCAGGCCCTGTCGCATGTTCTGGCCGTAGAGCACCGTCACCAGCCGGCCCTCGTCCCACAGCCGGCGTTCCAGGCCGAAGGCGATCCGGCTCTTGCCGCTGCCGGTCAGGCCGACCAGCAAGACGGTCGCCGGCACCTGGCCGTATCGCTGTTCGCGCTCGGCCGGCGCGACCAGGCTCTCGCGCTGCTTGAGGCGCTCCGCCGGCTCGGTGCCCCACGCGTCGCCGGGGGCGCGGCCGCCGCCGGCTTCCAGGATCATGCCGGCGCCGACCGTGTTGTTGGTCAGCCGGTCGATCAGGATGAACGCCCCGGTCGCGGCGTTGGCGCGGTACGGGTCGTACGCCAGCGCCTGCGTCAGGCTGAGCTGCACGTGCCCGACCTCGTTCAGCTCCAGCCGCGAGATGGCGCGGTGCTCCAGGGTGTTGACGTCGACGCCGTAGCGGAACGCCGCGACCTCGGCCGCCACCTGCCGCGTGGTGTGCTTCAGCGTGTACGACCGGCCGGGGACGAACGGCTGCTCGGCCATCCACACCACCATCGCCTCGATCTCGCTGCTGACGTGCGGCGGGCCGTCGGGCCGCACCAGCATGTCGCCGCGGCTGACGTCCACCTCGTCGGCCAGCGTGACCGTCACCGCCTGGGGGGCGAACGCCTCTTCCAGGTCGCCATCGTAGGTCACGATCGACTTCACCCGGCTGCGCTTGCCCGACGGCAGCACCATCACCTCGTCGCCCCGGCGCAGGATGCCGGACGCCACGGTGCCGGCGAAGCCGCGGAAGTCGAGGTTGGGGCGGATGACGTATTGCACCGGGAACCGCAGGTCGGTCAGGTTGCGATCGCTGGCGATGTGCACCGTCTCCAGGTGGTCCAGCAGCGGCGGGCCGGTGTACCACGGCATGGCGTCGCTCTTGGACGCGACGTTGTCGCCCTTGAGCGCCGACATCGGGATAAAGGTGACGTCGCGCAGGTCGAGCTTGGCGACGAAGCCGGTGTAGTCGTCCTTGATCCGCTCGAAGACGTCTCGCGAGTGGCCGACGAGGTCCATCTTGTTGACGGCGACGACGACGTGCCGGATGCCCAAAAGCGATACGATGAACGAGTGCCGGCGGGTCTGGGTCATCACGCCGTGGCGGGCGTCGATGAGGATGACGGCCAGCTGGCACGTCGACGCCCCGGTGGCCATGTTGCGCGTGTACTGCTCGTGGCCGGGCGTGTCGGCGATGATGAACTTGCGGCGGTCGGTCGAGAAGTAGCGGTACGCGACGTCGATGGTGATGCCCTGCTCGCGCTCGGCCTTCAGGCCGTCGGTCAGCAGGGCGAGGTCGATCTCGCCGGCCCCGGTGGTGCCGACCTTCTCGCTGTCGCGCTTGACCGCGGCGAGCTGGTCCTCGTAGATCATCTTGGTGTCGTGCAGCAGCCGGCCGATGAGCGTGCTCTTGCCGTCGTCGACGCTGCCGCAGGTGAGGAGGCGCAGCAGTTCCTTCTTCTGGTGGCGGGCGAGGTAGGCGTGGATGTCTTCCTGGCTCAGGTCAACGGCTTGCATCTCAGAAATACCCCTCGCGCTTCTTCTGCTCCATCGACCCCGTCTCGTCGTGGTCGATCATCCGGCCCTGGCGTTCGGAGTTCTTCGCCAGCAGCATCTCCTCGATGATCTCCGGCAGGGTCGTCGCGTCGCTCTCGATCGCCCCGGTGAGCGGGTAGCAGCCGAGCGTGCGGAACCGCACCCGCTTCATCATCGGCTCTTCGCCGGGCCGCAGCGGCATCCGCTCGTCGTCCACCATGATGAGCGTGCCGTCGCGCTCGACGACCGGGCGGACGTCGGCGAAGTAGAGCGGCACGATGGGGATGCCTTCCAGGTGGATGTACTGCCAGACGTCCAGCTCGGTCCAGTTGCTCAGCGGGAAGGCGCGGATGCTCTCGCCCTTGTTCACCTTGCTGTTGAACAGGTTCCACAGCTCCGGCCGCTGGTTCTTGGGGTCCCACTGGTGGAGGCGGTCGCGGAAGCTGTAGACGCGCTCCTTGGCCCGGCTCTTCTCCTCGTCGCGGCGGGCGCCGCCGAACGCCGCGTCGAACTGGTAGTGGTTGAGCGCCTGCTTGAGCGCCGCCGTCTTCATGACGTCGGTGTGCTTCTTCGAGCCGTGGTCGAACGGGTTGATGTTCTGGGCCCGCCCTTCCGGGTTGATCCAGACCTTCAGGTCGAGGCCCTGCTCGCGACAGAATCGATCGCGGAACTCGATCATCGCCCGGAACTTCCAGGTCGTGTCGACGTGCAGCAGCGGAAAGGGCGGCCGGCCGGGATGGAAGGCCTTCTGCGCCAGCCGCAGCATGACGGCCGAGTCCTTGCCGATGGAGTAGAGCATCACCGGCCGCTCGAACTCGGCGGCGACCTCGCGGATGATGTGGATGCTCTCCGCCTCGAGCACCTTCAAATGGGTCAGGTTGTAACTGCTGCTGCTGATCATCCGTCCTCCTGATTCGACCTCGGTCAGTCGATTATAGGAGATCGACTTCGCTCCCGGGTAGGGGGGCGACTCGTCCGGGGCGGCTCGCGATCTCGGGGGGCCGGCGGCGATTCAGGGGGCGGCCGGGGCGTGCCGGGGCTCCACGAAGGTCAGGCCCGTCCGGGCCTCGACGTCGCGGGAGATCCGGTCGAGGTCGCCGGGCATGGGGGCGGGCGGGGCCTTCCAGAGCCAGGCCCGGCCGTCGCGCGTGCCGGTGGCGACGCTCCGGCCGTCGGGGTGGAAGGCGACGCAGAGCACGGCGTCGGCGTGGTGGAGGGGCGGGCCGAGCTGGCGGCCGGAGTCGACGTCCCAGAACCGGGCGGTGGCGTCGTGGCTCGCGGTCAGGAGGGTCCGGCCGTCGGGGCTGAAGGCGACGGCGGCGACCTCGCCCGCGTTGCCCCGGACGTCGCACAGCATGGCGCCGCTGGCGCGGTCCCAGAGCCGCACGGTGCCGGCGTGGCAGCCGGTCGCGATCCGCGAGGTCCAGGGGTCGAAGGCCACGGCCGTGATCGGGTAGGCGTGGTACGGCTGGGCCTCGGCCGGGATCTCGACGTCGCGCGCCACGTCCCACAGCCGCGCCTTGCCGTCGCGGCAGCCCAGCAGGACGGCCCGGCCGTCGGGGCTGAAGGCGGCCTGATGGACGGCGACCCCGAGCGTCCGGAAGATCGGCCGTGGCGTCGCGGTCGCGTCGACCTCCCGGATCGAGGCGGTCCCGGGCCGGGGGCCCCAGGCCAGGAGCCGCCGGGAATCGGGGCTGAAGGCGAGGCCCGACGTCGGCTGCGGCGCCCCCGGCGACTCGCGGAGGACCGCGCCCGTCTCGGCGTCGAGGAGCACGATCCGGGCCGCGTCCCCCTCGCCGGGCGGCCTCGCGGCGACCATGGCGATCAGGCGGCCGTCCGGGCTGATCGTGGCGACCCCGGTAGCGCCCTGACGCCCGCCGCCCGCGGCCTTGCGCTTGCAGGCCCGGCCGACGAGCCTCGGGCGGCCTCCCCCGCCCGCGAGGTCGAGGTCCCACCACGCGAGGCCGCGGTCGCCGACCGCCAGGAGCTGCGTCCCGTCGCGGCTGAAGGCCACCGTCCGGACCGGCCCCGATGCGCGGAGCGGGGGCGTCGCGGGGCCGGATCGCGGCACCTCCCAGATCCGGATCGCGCCGTCGTCGAGGCCCACGGCCAGGGCCAGGCCGTCGGGCCGGAAGGCCAGGCTCGTCACCGCCTCGGCGAGCTTGAACGCGGGCCCCTGATGGAGCAGCGTGGTCGAATCCCAGAGCCGCACCGTGCCCCCCTCGGAGCCGGTGGCGAACCGCTCGCCGTCGGAGGAGACCGCCAGGCAGGTCACCGCCGAATCCTCGGGCGCGAGGTCGGAGACCCGCGCCGAGGCGGGCTCCCAGGCCAGCACGCGGCCGTCCTCCGTGGCCGCCAGCACGCGGCGGCCGTCGCCGATGAAGGCGACCCGGCGCGCCGGCGAGCCGAGGGTCAGGTCCGGGCCGACCGCCTCGCCCGCGGCCGTCTCGCGCCGGACGACCAGGCCCTCGGCGACGACCCGCAGCCGGCCGTCGGGGCTGACGGCGACCGTCGCGTCGGAGTCGGGGCCGGCGAGGGACGACGGCCGTTCCGGACCGCACCGGCCTTCGGCGTCCCAGCATCGGGTCGTCCCGTCCCCGCCGCGGGCGACGAGGGAACGGCCGTCGCGCCCGAAGGCCAGGCCCAGGGCCGGCGCCGGGACCTGGAGCCGGGTCGGCAGGGGCCCGATTCGCGCCGACCAGTCGGCCAGGTTGATGCGGGCGGCGCGGTCGAGCGACCGGTCGCGGGCGTCGGCCGCGAGTTCCAGGCTGCGCGTCAGCCAGAGCAGCCCCCGGCCGATCTCGCCCTGCTCGCAGAGGGCCCGGCCGTGGTCCATGGCGAGCTGGGCCTGCCCCCGCGCGGCCTCGCGGCGCGCCGCCGACTCGGCGACGGCCCGGCCTTCCGCGCGTCGCCACTGCCAGGCGACCGAAACGAGCCCGAGGGCCGCGGTGGCGAGGAGCGCGGCCGATAGCGCGGCCACGGCGGGGCGGCGACGGGTCCACTTGCACGCCCGCTCCACGGGGCCGGTCGGCCGCGCCAGGATCGGCAGGCCGGCGAGGAACCGATGCAGGTCGTCGGCCAGGGCCTCGGCGCCGGGGTAGCGGCGCCAGGGGTCCTTGTGCAGGCATTTCAGGCAGATCGTCTCCAGGTCGCGGGGCACGTCGGGCTGCATCCGGCGGGGCGGGACCGGCTCCTGGCGCCGCGCCAGCTCGAGCGTCTGCAGGACCGTCGCCGCGAGGAAAGGGGGGCGGCCCGCCAGCAGCTCGTAGAGGATCGCCCCCAGGCTGTAGACGTCGGCCGTCGCCCCGACCGCCTCGCCGCCGGCCCGGGCCTGCTCGGGGGCCACGTAGGCGGGGGTGCCGACGAACCGGCCGTGCTCGGTCAGGAACGGGCCGGAGGCGAGCGACTTGGCCAGGCCGAAGTCGCCGACCTTGGGCTCGCCGTCGGTCGTCAGCAGGATGTTCGCCGGCTTCAGGTCGCGGTGGATGATCCCGAGGCGGTGGATCTCGGCGACGGCCCGCGCCACCGTCTCGATCAGCGCCGCCGCCGCGCGGCCGGGCCACGGCGCGCCGTCGCGGGCGTCGGCGAGGTTGCCGCCGGGGAGGTGCTCCAGCTCGAGGAAGGGCCGCCCGGCCGCCTCGCCGACGCTGTAGATCTGCACGACGTGGGGATGCCGCAGCCGGGCGACCGACTCGGCCTCGGCCCGCAGCCTCGCCGAGGCCGTCGCGTCGCCGCCGCCGGCGAGGAAGGTCTTGATCGC
The DNA window shown above is from Paludisphaera mucosa and carries:
- a CDS encoding choline/ethanolamine kinase family protein — protein: MKTTTISIDQVIDRIPAWSGRSPAVTPLVGGLTNRAYRVAVGDEAFVVRIPGVGTEWLAIDRGNELHNSRAAAEAGVGPRVVHHFRDVDVLVLEFIPAETMTLASMRRPGMPVRLAHVLKRLHAGPRFLHDFDMFALTRRYLRIAQELEIPIPDDYVRYMPEVERIEAAFARRPVATVPCHNDLLAGNILDDGRRLRLIDFEYSGNNDPAFELGNACQELEYDEPRVEETCAAYFGEAYPDKLARMKLNILMSNVGWTLWAAIQWKVSTIDFDFWSWVDQRWGRARAALESPEYRQWLDVLEGSGPRPRSG
- the cysN gene encoding sulfate adenylyltransferase subunit CysN — encoded protein: MQAVDLSQEDIHAYLARHQKKELLRLLTCGSVDDGKSTLIGRLLHDTKMIYEDQLAAVKRDSEKVGTTGAGEIDLALLTDGLKAEREQGITIDVAYRYFSTDRRKFIIADTPGHEQYTRNMATGASTCQLAVILIDARHGVMTQTRRHSFIVSLLGIRHVVVAVNKMDLVGHSRDVFERIKDDYTGFVAKLDLRDVTFIPMSALKGDNVASKSDAMPWYTGPPLLDHLETVHIASDRNLTDLRFPVQYVIRPNLDFRGFAGTVASGILRRGDEVMVLPSGKRSRVKSIVTYDGDLEEAFAPQAVTVTLADEVDVSRGDMLVRPDGPPHVSSEIEAMVVWMAEQPFVPGRSYTLKHTTRQVAAEVAAFRYGVDVNTLEHRAISRLELNEVGHVQLSLTQALAYDPYRANAATGAFILIDRLTNNTVGAGMILEAGGGRAPGDAWGTEPAERLKQRESLVAPAEREQRYGQVPATVLLVGLTGSGKSRIAFGLERRLWDEGRLVTVLYGQNMRQGLNRDLGFTADDRSENLRRSAEVAKLMNDAGVITVAAFVAPHEAVREKAKQLIGADRVLEVYCTAPMDVLRARDQSGAYRLADEGKIAQMPGVTAAFEEPKSPDLVLQTDQIGVDESVARIVELMKSRGFLR
- the cysD gene encoding sulfate adenylyltransferase subunit CysD, coding for MISSSSYNLTHLKVLEAESIHIIREVAAEFERPVMLYSIGKDSAVMLRLAQKAFHPGRPPFPLLHVDTTWKFRAMIEFRDRFCREQGLDLKVWINPEGRAQNINPFDHGSKKHTDVMKTAALKQALNHYQFDAAFGGARRDEEKSRAKERVYSFRDRLHQWDPKNQRPELWNLFNSKVNKGESIRAFPLSNWTELDVWQYIHLEGIPIVPLYFADVRPVVERDGTLIMVDDERMPLRPGEEPMMKRVRFRTLGCYPLTGAIESDATTLPEIIEEMLLAKNSERQGRMIDHDETGSMEQKKREGYF
- a CDS encoding WD40 repeat domain-containing serine/threonine protein kinase; translation: MKHRDLRSDAHRTTAYFAESPSTHDANSRPNSAAESTPTGLDPDLRAALRWAGFEVLGELGRGATGIVYLARNVSLNRPCAIKTFLAGGGDATASARLRAEAESVARLRHPHVVQIYSVGEAAGRPFLELEHLPGGNLADARDGAPWPGRAAAALIETVARAVAEIHRLGIIHRDLKPANILLTTDGEPKVGDFGLAKSLASGPFLTEHGRFVGTPAYVAPEQARAGGEAVGATADVYSLGAILYELLAGRPPFLAATVLQTLELARRQEPVPPRRMQPDVPRDLETICLKCLHKDPWRRYPGAEALADDLHRFLAGLPILARPTGPVERACKWTRRRPAVAALSAALLATAALGLVSVAWQWRRAEGRAVAESAARREAARGQAQLAMDHGRALCEQGEIGRGLLWLTRSLELAADARDRSLDRAARINLADWSARIGPLPTRLQVPAPALGLAFGRDGRSLVARGGDGTTRCWDAEGRCGPERPSSLAGPDSDATVAVSPDGRLRVVAEGLVVRRETAAGEAVGPDLTLGSPARRVAFIGDGRRVLAATEDGRVLAWEPASARVSDLAPEDSAVTCLAVSSDGERFATGSEGGTVRLWDSTTLLHQGPAFKLAEAVTSLAFRPDGLALAVGLDDGAIRIWEVPRSGPATPPLRASGPVRTVAFSRDGTQLLAVGDRGLAWWDLDLAGGGGRPRLVGRACKRKAAGGGRQGATGVATISPDGRLIAMVAARPPGEGDAARIVLLDAETGAVLRESPGAPQPTSGLAFSPDSRRLLAWGPRPGTASIREVDATATPRPIFRTLGVAVHQAAFSPDGRAVLLGCRDGKARLWDVARDVEIPAEAQPYHAYPITAVAFDPWTSRIATGCHAGTVRLWDRASGAMLCDVRGNAGEVAAVAFSPDGRTLLTASHDATARFWDVDSGRQLGPPLHHADAVLCVAFHPDGRSVATGTRDGRAWLWKAPPAPMPGDLDRISRDVEARTGLTFVEPRHAPAAP